CAGTGTAAAGGTCACAAGGAGAACAACTTTCTATCAAGACCTTACTGGCCTCATAAAAGTCTGTGTGGATCACCTTTAACTTGTTTCCTATAGTATTGCTGTTAGCCTACCCGACCTCAAAGAGCATCTCATTCTGTAGTTCTTTTTCAATGCCCTCTGTCTGCTTGAAAGATTCTCCCACACTTCATATGAGAGTGTTTTACCACCAAAACGAATTGtccaatattttttatgttattcagAATGTTTTTTCTAAAGTAAGCTTGAGTAATATGTAACCTGGTCTCCCAGAAGCACCTAACCTTGTACGTGTCTCAGCAGTTTCCTGGCGAAATGAATACTAGAGGAGCAACAacaaggattacttttattctctttcacacaaatcacgaataaaatgacagattatcacttcataaacacttatcaccctgttcctcacacaatgctattttttttacatcaaaatgtttttattattgtgtaaGGCTTAAAATGTTCTTTagttgtgcagtagctcaactgatagagcattgcatttGTGGTGCAAAGGTCTGGAGTACAAGTCCTGGAGAGCACACAAGTCAACACATAAGAGCCAaatgtgtcatagaagcaccacaaaatgacagtTGCTTTGGCCATTGCTTTTTCctttttcacatttgcttttatggcaCTATCAGTTAGGTCCGGTTGaaagtttagggtagggaggtctgtttttatttaaatcttgATCTGTTTTGTACAActtttaactcgcttttagcgccacacagtataaattatattcaactgccttgatatactgtatgtaaagaaccacataatataattttgcatcaATGAAGCCAtagtaattgtattttcatgagatcaggaatgtagtaaagtaaaagtacaagtttaccaaaataataataataaaaaatcattggggcctgggtagctcagtggtaaagacactgactaccacttctggagttcactagtttgaatcccagggcatgctgagtgactccagctggatctcctaagcaaccaaattgacctggttgcttgggagggtagagtcacatggggtaacctctctgtgatcactataatgtggtcaCTCTCAGAGGGGCATGTGGATGCTGCATTGGATGATGTGAAACCTCCACATGAGTTATGTCTCTgctgtaatgtgctcaacaagtcacatgataagatgtgaggattgatggtctcagaggcaactgagatttgtcctttgccacccggattgaggtgagtcactatgccaccatgaggacttagagcatgttgggaattgggcattccaaattgggaggaaagggggagagaaaaaataaaataaaaaacatatgatGAAATGCAGATACTTTTAAAAATGGTATGGTTAGctctacaaaaaaaattacagaataaaatcaacataattgaagatccaaaaacagggcaaaaaaagccaattttaaaaacattagttGCATTATGGGTGTAAGATCTTGTCTCATTTGTTTTAGTGAATCAGGTTGGTGGCATTTACAGGCCTGGTGGGTAATTGTTCAGCGTGACTGCCTCGGACATTTCCTGCATTGCTTTGTTAGGCCCCATGGCTGCCACTCAATTTAGAGCAAAGCTATTTGAAAAAACTGCTCTTGGGCACAAAAGTAGATTGGGCATGACGTTAAGAACCTAATCATCTAAATGTCCTCTGTGCAAGGACAAACTTTGAAGAACAATGACAATTGATCGAAAATGGAAAATCCCATGGAGCTCAGAAATTATGGATCTAAAAGAGCAATTTTTCTGGCTCTATAAATCATTCTGACTCCTTTTGTCATTCTCTGTGAGTCTGGTCatctttctcactttctcttctgcCCCAACTGAGAACAGCACAATCAGCCCCTATTAATGAACAGAATTGAGGAAATCATTAACTCTCCAGGGGAAATCCTGTCTGTCTTATCCTATCCAGGCTACAAATATCAGGTCCTACTTGACATCActatgaaaatgatgtgattgtgaTAAGGACCATGGGGAGTTACATTAAGGAAGACATTTTCACTTCTTTTGTGGTCTGTATAACTGAATATCAGAAGACGGGACTTTTCTGACTGTCGGTTAGGTAGAACTGTCACCCCTATAGtggaaaaagaaattaaaaaaatacaacagaaAACATATTCACTTATCTGTCATTTCACATTATGGATATTCCCGTTGAAAATTATGTATCAGAAAAATCTTACATCAAATGAGGCAACCATGGACCAAAGATTGAAAAACCAGACCTGCCCTCCCGAAGCACCTTACCCTGCTGAGAATAAACTTGCAAAATGGCCATAAAATAAGAATGAGAAAAACAAAGAGCTGTGCTGCAGCTGCAGCACATCTTATCAAACATAATGGGTTTAAAAGAAATCAAAAGACTCTTGAGTTCCTGAGGCGTGATTGGTATCTCAGTCCACTTGATTAGCTTCTACGGGTTAATGGTGTCGTGAACAGAGTGCACCAAAACTGCTCAGGACACAAGTGTGAACATACCAGCATATATCAGAACAACATATGGATTTTACAAACATAAATCTCAAAGAAAGGTTATGTAAATACAGTAGATCATGATCATATAATCATAAATTAGATTTTGATATAATCTATTGATAAAGATAAACTGATTTTGGCTTACTGTCCTAAAGCCTTCATGTAACATCCATCAGACCTTGTCTTAACTCGTGCTATATATTTTCTAACTGATCACAATTTTATGTGTCCCATAGACTTAAATTGTTatcttttttctatctatctatctatctatctatctatctatctatctatctatctatctatctatctatctatctatctatctatctatctatctatctatctatctgtctgtctgtctgtctgtctgtctgtctgtctgtctgtcagtccgtCTGTCCTTCCTTCGGTctctcttttctatctgtctgtctaacaatccgtctatctacctatctatctatctatctatctatctatctatctatctatctatctatctatctatctatctatctatctatctatctatctatctatctatctatctatctatctatctgtcagtccgtctgttctatctgtctgtctaacaatccatctgtctgtctgtctatctatctatctatctatctatctatctatctatctatctatctatctatctatctatctatctatctgtcatacatctatctatctatctatctgtcatctatctatctatctatctatctatctatctatctatctatctgtcataaatctatctatctatctatctatctatctatctatctatctgtctgtctgtctgtctgtctgtctgtcagtccgtCTGTCCTTCCTTCGGTctctcttttctatctgtctgtctaacaatccgtctatctatctatctatctatctatctatctatctatctatctatctatctatctatctatctgtttgtctgtcagtccgtctgttctatctgtctgtctaacaatccatctgtctgtctgtctatctatctatctatctatctatctatctatctatctatctatctatctatctatctatctatctatctatctgtctgtctgtctgtctgtctgtcagtccgtctgttctatttatctatctatctatctatctatctatctatctatctatctatctatctatctatctatctgtcataaatctatctatctatatatctatctatctatctgtcataaatctatctatctatctatctatctgtcataaatctatctatctatatatctatctatctatctgtcataaatctatctatctatttatctatctgtctgtcagtccgttctatctgtctgtctaacaatctgtctatctatctatctatctatctatctatctatctatctatctttctatcatatatctatctatcttatatctatctatctatctgtctgtctgtctgtctgttggtccGTCTGTCCTTCCTTcggtctgtcttttctatctgtctgtctgtctgtctaacaatccatctatctatctatctatctatctatctatctatctatctatctatctatctatctatctatcatctgtctatctgtctgtctgtctgtctatccatccatccatctatctatctatctatctgttatCTCTCTGTCTATTCGTCTGTCTaaccatccatctgtctatctatctatctgttatctgtctgtctgtctatctatctgttatctgtctgtctgtctgtctgtccatccttcattctgtctgttctatctgtctgtctgtctgcttgtccgtccatccgtctgtctgtctgtccttaattcggtccgtctatctatctgtctgtctgcttgtctGTTCATCTGTTTaaccatccatctgtctgtctatctatctatctatccatctatctatgtctgtctgcttgtctgtccatccgtctgtctatctatctatctgtctgtctgtcatgtgaAACATGATCCTCCTGAAAATTACAAATGCCACATAATTCTAATAAAAGCATATCAAATTCTTTAAGCTAAATCTGTTTTAAAGCAGTCTGAAAGACAGGCAGAGTGATAGCATCAGTTAAAGTAGGCTGTTAAACTTTCTGTGCCCTCATTAGATTTATACAATAGCAGATAAATAATCATTTGACACCCCATCCTTCATCATTATACATGAATCCGTATCAGTTTCAGCAGACTAATATGCTAGAGTTGCAAAAATTAGCAACAAATGGCTCTTTAATAACAGGAATTATCACAGCAGGCCCCATAGAGATGATTCATGATAACAGAGCTCCCTCttgtggtaaaaaaaagaaagggagagaagTAGCAAACATAACGCTGTTAAAAGAATGTTCAATACAGCTCAagcatgtggcataatgttgattatcaaagATCCACCCTTGATAATTTTGCGAGGTTCTCCTTGATCATTTCACATCAGAAGTTTCTGAGGGGGCACAAGGAAAAACTGGAGGGGCAATGCCACCCCAAGTCTCCCATAGATCAGACCATGGTTGCAAATTGTAATATTGGAAATAACGTtcatatcttgtggctatatcttagaaacggtgtgtattttaacatttatggactggcccctattcacttccatttaaaGTGCCTTACTTTAACCCAATTTTTGAgagctttttattattaaacgagGATTGGAAATGGTTTTATGTGAAAATCAACctcatgccacaaaagctgttggttgagctgaacttgtacttGTTTAACCCTCTCAGAAAATCAGTCCAGGCCCATCCACAAATTCATCATGATCTGTCAGTAATAAATCATGAAACTCATTTAGTGATGCAAAATGATGAGTAATAGAGAGAGGACAAAGAAGAATCTTTTAATCACACATTTTAATGAATTGACAGGCCTTGTTTCGTCATGGGTGGTACCGGAGTGGGTACAGATCCATGAAGcttaaatgaacaaaactttaaaaatggaagaaaaataaCATGCAAATAAATTGTTTATGAAGTTAAATAGCAGAACAGAAGACAGGAAGACGCTCAAGACATTTGTGCAACTTTATCTAATACATTCAGAAAACCGTTCTGCAGACATAAGGGACTTGACAACAAACTACTACAATCTGTTGTAAAAGGAGTTAGTCTTTGCTCTGATACTTTAATATCTAGTGTGCATCTCTATTACATACATCTAGTCCATTGAGTATTCAGCTAGACATTTCAAATAGTCAGGAATATTAATATGAGTGTTTTTCAAATGCAATACCTCACCAGTATCAAACAAAAGAAAGACAAGAGGTTAAGCAAAAGAACACATTATTTACAGGCTCTATACAACCAAGTGTGCTCGTACTCTCTGCCCCAACACCCCAAAATGACACAGCGCATAGGAGTCAAATGATGTTACAGCACTAGGTCACAAAAACATCCATTTACAGGAGACATGTGTGCTGGTCAATAGATTTTCTTGCTTTTATTACACTTTTTGTTCCGTTTTAATTATACTACATATGTGCAAGGAAAAACCTCCAAGAACCATTAACAAAACTTCGCCAATTAACAAGGGGCCACTAATGAAAAGCAATTGAACTGCAACATGTACACAAGTAGTATGGGGAATGATCCATGCAGTTGTGCACAAGCCAGCCTAATAATGGTATGGTCTCGTTTTTAATATTCGTAGTGTGTGGGTAGATACGACATCAGCCACCAGTGCATCACAGTCTTCGTTGGAAATACATTCTACAGGCTGATCTTGTATCAGCCAGACTTGAACAGGAGAATGGCCACCTGCCCCAAGTAGAAGTAGATGAAGTGTTTTGTCTCATGAGTCACGTAGCTGCCAAAGTTTCTTCCCACAATGCAGTGCCACGTAGGATTGTATTTCTTGTCGAACTCCTGTAACACGAGACACGGTTTTAGCACAAAGCAGTACAAAATGTTAGCTCGACAATTTTAAGAATAACAGGCCGAATGGAACGACATCTCGGTGCAAATCACCTTTTTGATGTATGCGGCAATATCCTTCTCGATGTTGTATTTCTCCATGGCCTGCGTGGCACAGTCCACTGCATCCTGCTGCATGTCCTCAGACATGTCAGCATTCTTGATCACAGCCTTTCTGTCAGTCATGGTGTCTGAaaaatgggggtgggggggtaaactgtcgattaagcttaacttgtaaacTTAaagcaacagcatttgtggcataatgttgattacaatggaagtgattgggggaAATCCccaaacgttaaaatactgtttcaatagTACAGCCACGAGAAGTAAACGATACgcaagttaacatgattttagtgtgaaaagaaCGCTTACCAACCTTTTCGGTGTAAAgtaatatccaattttacaaaattgttgccatgacgacgtaatgcagTAAACTCTAAAACGACcatcaaaataacattttaaacaactttacagctcaaataaaacaagtTTTAGCAGAAGTActacaagtgcttttataaaattacaagcttcacattttagCCTTAaccattcaaaaattggccccattcacttccattgtaagtgtctctctGTAACATTGATATTCATTTTTGTAgagatcaacattatgccacaaatgcggttgattgaacttcacttgttttgaacccagaatattcctttaagtcttgcAGACCCAGAATGAACACATTTGGGACAAATGGCTCCACTGCTAGTCCACTTGTGTTAAACAGGGGGCCCTTTCATGTGTGGTTCCCCCCCACAATCCTAGGTAAATTCCAGACTGAATGCCATCAACTGAGAGAATCTGATTTAAGGCAATTCGGTGAAACTAGATACTTTCATTAAACCAAGCAGGTCCTTTAATGGATATGTCTGTCCAGCACTTTCATTTGCAATCTttactttaaagggttagttcacccaaaaacatagattctctcatcatttactcaccctcatgccatcccagatgttttatgactttcttctgctgaacacaaagatttttagaagaatatttcagctctgtaagtctttacaatgcaagtgaatggtgtccagaactttgaagctccaaaaagcacataaaaggcagcataaaagtaatccatacaactccaatggttaaatccatgtatccagaagcaatatgataggtgtggatgagaagcagatcaatattaaagtccttttttacgatCAAGTTCCACTTTCACGTTTTTGGCTattcatattctttgtgcatTGTGACcaaatgggcagggaggagaatttaaagtaaaataggacttaaatattgattgttttctcacccacacctaatatcacttcagaagatttggatatgctgactttatattctttttggagcgtcaaaattctggccaccattcgctaGCATTGTGAgggcctaaagagctgaaatacgtttctaaaataattttttgttctgcagaagacagaaggtcatacacatctgggatggcatgagagtgagtacatttttggttgaattatacCTTTAACTGCACTCCAAAATGTTGTTATAAAATGCTCCCGTGGtgcacaaaagtagatgttaggcagagccATAGGGaccgacagcctcagtcaccattcactttcattgtatggaaaaaacatacaatgaaaatgaatggcgactgaggataacattctgccaaacaactCCTAAAGTGTTTTACAGGAAAAAtgtagtcatacaggtttggagcaacataagggtgagtaaatgacagaattgtcctttgtgggtgaattatccctttaatcctGTATGATTGTGTccgattgtgcacacaaattaccATGCCA
The sequence above is a segment of the Xyrauchen texanus isolate HMW12.3.18 chromosome 38, RBS_HiC_50CHRs, whole genome shotgun sequence genome. Coding sequences within it:
- the dynll2a gene encoding dynein, light chain, LC8-type 2a; protein product: MTDRKAVIKNADMSEDMQQDAVDCATQAMEKYNIEKDIAAYIKKEFDKKYNPTWHCIVGRNFGSYVTHETKHFIYFYLGQVAILLFKSG